GACGGCCGGAGTTGAGTAGGACGCGCTTCTCCTGCCACCTGACCTCCCGCTCGGAAGCGTGGTCGTGTAGAAAAGACCTGTTCCCGGAATGCCCACCGTGGCCCGCTTGCCCCTCGGACCGATGGTGAACTTCGCTCCGCGTGGCCCGAACGAGAGAGAGCCGCCCGACTTACTCAGGTTCAGGGTCACGCCCGGTGCGATCCTGATTCGTCTCCAGAAGCGGAAGCTCATCCGGAACGTCCTGTTACCCTTTGGGCGGATACGGATCCTTGCCGTATGTGTGTTCCGTCTGGATCGTACCGTCCTGCTTGTGAATGATCACCTGTCCAAGCGCCTGCTTCTTCGCCAATTCCTTGGCACGGGCTATGGCCTCGGCCTTCGTATCGTGGCTGCTGGACGCCCTTGACGCATTTTCTTCTTTGACGCTCCAGCCGCCGTCGGTCCGAGGAGTCACATGGTAAGTCTTACGTTTTGGCATTGTTTCACCTCCATTCATGTCGTTCCCTCAAGGCGCATCCTGTCTTCCCGGCCTGAACCCGGATCTCGCAGGCCGTGTCGCAAGGCTATCGCAAGATGCCATCGTTCTCCCATTCGAAGAGGCCATCTCATTGCAGGCTCCCTTCCAAGTGGCTGAGGGGCGTACCTACCTTGCCAATACTTGACAATATTGTACTGGCGTGTATTATCTTGTCAAGGGCGTTTCCCGGTAGGGGACCATAAAGAGGCCTGCCCCTCATGCAGAGTCGGGAGATGGAGCATGCGATGAACAAACAAGCCTGGACGATTCAGCAGGTTGCCGAGTTCCTCAATGTCAACCCCAGGACGGTCTACCGCCTTGTCCAGGCCGGCAAGCTGCCCGGGTTCAAGGTCGCCGGAAGCTGGCGTTTCCTGGAGGAGGACATCCGCGAGTGGGTGAACGAACAGAAACAGCAGGTACCTCCCACCCGGCATCGCAATCGGAAATCAAAATGAGCAAGAAGAAGAAAGGACGGAAAAGGAAAGCCGGCCATCGTTCCTGGGCGCCCAGGAATGCTCCCATCGAAGGTGGCCACCGCGGCGATATCATGAGCCCTGAGAAGCGGAGCGCCTTGATGTCCAGAATCCGAGGCACGAATACGGGCCCGGAAATGATCATTATGGAAGCGCTCCGTGACAAAGGTGCCGAATTCGAAAGCCATTGTCGGGATTTGCCTGGCCGGCCTGATATCGTCTTCCGGAACGTGGAGTTGGCTGTATTCATCGACGGGGACTTCTGGCACGGATGGCGTTTCCCGCTGTGGGAGGGCAAGTTGTCCCCGAAGTGGAAGGAGAAGATTGCTGCCAATCGCGAGCGGGATCAACGCAACTTCAGGAAGCTCCGGCGCATGGGCTGGAAGGTAATCCGCATCTGGGAGCACCAGGTAGAGAACGATCCTGAAGCGTGTGTACAGAGAATCCTGGCCGCATACAAGGAACGGCTGGGCGGCGGGAAGGAGCGTACGTGAAACCGTGGACTCTGCCATCGGACTGGTTTGTGAAGAAGCGCGACACCGGTCGGTCTCTACCCGCTGCTTCCCAGTTGGAGAACAAAGCTGGAGATGACTCATGAACAGGCTCGTTCTTCCCGAGGAAGGCCAGATTGTCCGGGTGCGCCGCAGGAACTTTGTTGTCGAGGAGGTCCTGAAGATTTCGCTGCCGACTCCCGGCAGGACCCTGCACAGGGTGACGCTGGAACCGATTGACGAAGGCACCTACGGGGAGAAGCTCGACGTGGTGTGGGAGCGGGAAGCCGCGCCTGTCGTCCTCGAGGCTGATACCCTTCCTTATCCAGATCAGTTCGATCCGCCAGCCCGCTTCGAGGCCTTTCTCAGGGCAGTCGAGTGGGCAGGCACATCAGTCGTGGAAGGCCCTTCGCTCCACGCGCCGTTCAGGGGAGCCGTCAAGCTCGAGAGTTACCAGC
The Dissulfurirhabdus thermomarina DNA segment above includes these coding regions:
- a CDS encoding DUF4236 domain-containing protein — translated: MSFRFWRRIRIAPGVTLNLSKSGGSLSFGPRGAKFTIGPRGKRATVGIPGTGLFYTTTLPSGRSGGRRSASYSTPAV
- a CDS encoding very short patch repair endonuclease; the encoded protein is MSKKKKGRKRKAGHRSWAPRNAPIEGGHRGDIMSPEKRSALMSRIRGTNTGPEMIIMEALRDKGAEFESHCRDLPGRPDIVFRNVELAVFIDGDFWHGWRFPLWEGKLSPKWKEKIAANRERDQRNFRKLRRMGWKVIRIWEHQVENDPEACVQRILAAYKERLGGGKERT
- a CDS encoding helix-turn-helix domain-containing protein, translating into MQSREMEHAMNKQAWTIQQVAEFLNVNPRTVYRLVQAGKLPGFKVAGSWRFLEEDIREWVNEQKQQVPPTRHRNRKSK
- a CDS encoding DUF2188 domain-containing protein, whose amino-acid sequence is MPKRKTYHVTPRTDGGWSVKEENASRASSSHDTKAEAIARAKELAKKQALGQVIIHKQDGTIQTEHTYGKDPYPPKG